One Pleuronectes platessa chromosome 9, fPlePla1.1, whole genome shotgun sequence genomic region harbors:
- the LOC128448079 gene encoding zinc finger MYM-type protein 1-like isoform X1, giving the protein MALFRYQILFKTKPLVILQFQGPKMKRKGQDIRTFFKKRSVNQRETEEVETQKDSQSVEEETQKVSQSVEVETQKDSQSVEVESQKDSPEPPEDTTSPTGPHDISKHRGDSPSQPIRQGFPRTLQGGAWRSFHVEWYQERQWLESSHSKDAAYCYPCRHFSLPNVPKSVFTSVDGYSNWKKATFRDSGFCRHAKSEHHVNAMLAWEEDKRRKDNNTSMIVLMEAENRKKITDNQKYIKTLGEILCLTATQNIAQRGHRESSDSENRGNFLEILELVSKHDQSVRTRLEDQAKYAKYTSSHIQNEMISILAGMVRDEIIKEVKESEQFSVIVDETKDIKKKEQMSFVLRYFYNGMVHESFLEFQEAERLDAAGLTEKIIDCLERHGLNYKENLVGQGYDGAAVMSGKHSGVQARIRDVASHAFYVHCSAHCLNLVIVDSVKSVSEAGKFFSLLERLYVFMSGSYAHEKWLKVQQEMFKGEGPRELQRLSDTRWACRYVACRNVMDRLPAIVCVLEDISHEDNPDRAVEARGILHQIDLNFIGCLVVFRKILGESKFLSDMLQSTKIDLTKAVELAETLQQTLREYRSEPSFETVWGEVLDICQSNSIPTSQPTCKRARQVARKLQSSVVTSTLGQHTEPDNKESFRVKVYYSIIDCMIGEMERRFSKINCEIMKGIQAFNPSSPSFLSEEAVLLLANSYGTNSDDVKLELHQFKRLFDRTAKKERPTSLMELLLFWDPIKTVFFELHRLCKIAVVLPVNSASCERSFSTLKLVKNHLRSTMAENRLSSLATLSIESARAKGLDLDEFVRRFAVEHGNRRIVLF; this is encoded by the exons ATGGCACTGTTCAGATATCAGATCCTCTTTAAAACTAAACCACTAGTAATATTGCAGTTTCAGGGCCCAAAAATGAAGCGAAAAGGTCAAGATATCAGGACTTTTTTCAAGAAAAGGTCAGTCaaccagagggagacagaagaggtggagacacagaaagacagtcagagtgtggaggaggagacacagaaagTCAGCCAGAGTGTGGAGGtggagacacagaaagacagtCAGAGTGTGGAGGTGGAGTCACAGAAAGACAGCCCAGAACCCCCAGAGGACACAACCAGTCCAACAGGTCCACATG ATATATCTAAGCATCGAGGTGACAGCCCAAGTCAACCAATCAGGCAGGGATTCCCCAGAACTCTCCAGGGTGGAGCTTGGAGAAGTTTCCACGTAGAGTGGTACCAAGAACGTCAATGGCTTGAGTCGTCGCATTCTAAAGATGCAGCATATTGCTATCCTTGTAGGCATTTTTCTCTACCTAATGTCCCCAAGAGTGTTTTTACGTCAGTGGATGGTTACTCTAATTGGAAAAAAGCAACATTTAGGGATAGTGGATTTTGTCGTCATGCTAAATCTGAGCACCATGTCAATGCAATGCTTGCATGGGAAGAAGATAAAAGAAGGAAGGACAACAACACATCAATGATAGTATTGATGGAAGCAGAAAATAGGAAAAAGATAACTGACAatcaaaaatacatcaaaacacTAGGTGAAATACTGTGTCTTACAGCAACCCAGAATATCGCCCAGCGTGGTCATAGAGAGTCTTCTGACTCAGAAAACAGGGGCAATTTCCTTGAGATTTTAGAACTCGTAAGCAAACATGACCAGTCAGTTAGGACAAGATTAGAAGATCAAGCCAAGTATGCCAAATACACCAGCAGCCATATTCAAAATGAAATGATAAGCATTTTAGCAGGGATGGTCAGGGATGAGATTATTAAAGAGgtcaaagaaagtgaacaaTTTTCTGTCATAGTGGATGAAaccaaagatataaaaaaaaaagaacaaatgtcTTTTGTTCTTAGGTACTTTTATAACGGCATGGTGCACGAGAGCTTTTTAGAGTTTCAGGAAGCAGAAAGGCTGGATGCTGCAGGTTTAACAGAAAAAATCATAGACTGTCTAGAGAGGCATGGCTTGAATTACAAGGAAAACTTAGTCGGGCAAGGCTATGATGGAGCAGCCGTTATGAGCGGGAAACACTCCGGTGTACAGGCTAGAATAAGGGATGTAGCCAGTCATGCTTTTTATGTACACTGCAGTGCACACTGTTTAAATCTAGTGATAGTGGACAGTGTGAAATCTGTATCTGAGGCaggaaagtttttttctttgttggaacgtctgtatgtatttatgtcAGGCTCGTATGCTCATGAGAAATGGCTGAAGGTGCAGCAAGAGATGTTTAAAGGTGAAGGACCAAGGGAGCTTCAGCGTCTTAGTGATACAAGATGGGCGTGCAGGTATGTAGCTTGTCGGAATGTGATGGATAGGTTGCCTGCtattgtgtgtgtccttgaaGACATTTCACATGAGGACAACCCAGATAGAGCTGTGGAGGCCAGAGGAATTCTGCATCAGATAGATCTCAATTTTATTGGATGTCTTGTGGTGTTTAGAAAGATTTTAGGTGAATCAAAATTTTTGTCAGACATGCTCCAGTCAACAAAAATAGACCTAACAAAAGCTGTTGAGTTGGCAGAAACACTCCAACAGACTCTCAGGGAATATCGCAGTGAGCCCTCTTTTGAGACTGTCTGGGGTGAAGTACTCGACATATGCCAAAGTAACAGCATCCCTACATCACAGCCCACCTGTAAACGAGCAAGACAGGTAGCAAGAAAACTACAGAGTAGTGTTGTTACATCCACTCTAGGACAGCACACAGAACCAGATAACAAAGAATCTTTCAGAGTTAAAGTCTATTACTCCATAATAGATTGCATGATTGGAGAGATGGAAAGGCGTTTTTCCAAAATTAACTGCGAAATCATGAAAGGAATACAGGCCTTCAATCCATCAAGTCCTAGCTTTCTCAGTGAGGAGGCTGTTCTTTTGTTGGCAAATTCCTATGGGACAAATTCAGATGATGTTAAGCTTGAACTGCATCAGTTTAAGAGACTGTTTGATAGAACAGCAAAAAAGGAGAGACCGACTAGTCTCATGGAACTATTACTTTTTTGGGATCCCATTAAGACTGTTTTCTTTGAACTACATCGTTTATGTAAAATAGCTGTAGTTTTACCCGTTAACAGTGCTTCATGTGAGCGGAGTTTCTCAACTCTAAAGCTGGTCAAGAACCACTTACGTTCTACCATGGCTGAGAATAGGTTGTCAAGCCTAGCTACACTTAGTATAGAGTCAGCACGTGCTAAGGGTCTTGATCTAGATGAGTTTGTGAGACGATTTGCTGTCGAACATGGCAACCGCCGTATTGTTCTTTTTTAG
- the LOC128448079 gene encoding zinc finger MYM-type protein 1-like isoform X2 translates to MKRKGQDIRTFFKKRSVNQRETEEVETQKDSQSVEEETQKVSQSVEVETQKDSQSVEVESQKDSPEPPEDTTSPTGPHDISKHRGDSPSQPIRQGFPRTLQGGAWRSFHVEWYQERQWLESSHSKDAAYCYPCRHFSLPNVPKSVFTSVDGYSNWKKATFRDSGFCRHAKSEHHVNAMLAWEEDKRRKDNNTSMIVLMEAENRKKITDNQKYIKTLGEILCLTATQNIAQRGHRESSDSENRGNFLEILELVSKHDQSVRTRLEDQAKYAKYTSSHIQNEMISILAGMVRDEIIKEVKESEQFSVIVDETKDIKKKEQMSFVLRYFYNGMVHESFLEFQEAERLDAAGLTEKIIDCLERHGLNYKENLVGQGYDGAAVMSGKHSGVQARIRDVASHAFYVHCSAHCLNLVIVDSVKSVSEAGKFFSLLERLYVFMSGSYAHEKWLKVQQEMFKGEGPRELQRLSDTRWACRYVACRNVMDRLPAIVCVLEDISHEDNPDRAVEARGILHQIDLNFIGCLVVFRKILGESKFLSDMLQSTKIDLTKAVELAETLQQTLREYRSEPSFETVWGEVLDICQSNSIPTSQPTCKRARQVARKLQSSVVTSTLGQHTEPDNKESFRVKVYYSIIDCMIGEMERRFSKINCEIMKGIQAFNPSSPSFLSEEAVLLLANSYGTNSDDVKLELHQFKRLFDRTAKKERPTSLMELLLFWDPIKTVFFELHRLCKIAVVLPVNSASCERSFSTLKLVKNHLRSTMAENRLSSLATLSIESARAKGLDLDEFVRRFAVEHGNRRIVLF, encoded by the exons ATGAAGCGAAAAGGTCAAGATATCAGGACTTTTTTCAAGAAAAGGTCAGTCaaccagagggagacagaagaggtggagacacagaaagacagtcagagtgtggaggaggagacacagaaagTCAGCCAGAGTGTGGAGGtggagacacagaaagacagtCAGAGTGTGGAGGTGGAGTCACAGAAAGACAGCCCAGAACCCCCAGAGGACACAACCAGTCCAACAGGTCCACATG ATATATCTAAGCATCGAGGTGACAGCCCAAGTCAACCAATCAGGCAGGGATTCCCCAGAACTCTCCAGGGTGGAGCTTGGAGAAGTTTCCACGTAGAGTGGTACCAAGAACGTCAATGGCTTGAGTCGTCGCATTCTAAAGATGCAGCATATTGCTATCCTTGTAGGCATTTTTCTCTACCTAATGTCCCCAAGAGTGTTTTTACGTCAGTGGATGGTTACTCTAATTGGAAAAAAGCAACATTTAGGGATAGTGGATTTTGTCGTCATGCTAAATCTGAGCACCATGTCAATGCAATGCTTGCATGGGAAGAAGATAAAAGAAGGAAGGACAACAACACATCAATGATAGTATTGATGGAAGCAGAAAATAGGAAAAAGATAACTGACAatcaaaaatacatcaaaacacTAGGTGAAATACTGTGTCTTACAGCAACCCAGAATATCGCCCAGCGTGGTCATAGAGAGTCTTCTGACTCAGAAAACAGGGGCAATTTCCTTGAGATTTTAGAACTCGTAAGCAAACATGACCAGTCAGTTAGGACAAGATTAGAAGATCAAGCCAAGTATGCCAAATACACCAGCAGCCATATTCAAAATGAAATGATAAGCATTTTAGCAGGGATGGTCAGGGATGAGATTATTAAAGAGgtcaaagaaagtgaacaaTTTTCTGTCATAGTGGATGAAaccaaagatataaaaaaaaaagaacaaatgtcTTTTGTTCTTAGGTACTTTTATAACGGCATGGTGCACGAGAGCTTTTTAGAGTTTCAGGAAGCAGAAAGGCTGGATGCTGCAGGTTTAACAGAAAAAATCATAGACTGTCTAGAGAGGCATGGCTTGAATTACAAGGAAAACTTAGTCGGGCAAGGCTATGATGGAGCAGCCGTTATGAGCGGGAAACACTCCGGTGTACAGGCTAGAATAAGGGATGTAGCCAGTCATGCTTTTTATGTACACTGCAGTGCACACTGTTTAAATCTAGTGATAGTGGACAGTGTGAAATCTGTATCTGAGGCaggaaagtttttttctttgttggaacgtctgtatgtatttatgtcAGGCTCGTATGCTCATGAGAAATGGCTGAAGGTGCAGCAAGAGATGTTTAAAGGTGAAGGACCAAGGGAGCTTCAGCGTCTTAGTGATACAAGATGGGCGTGCAGGTATGTAGCTTGTCGGAATGTGATGGATAGGTTGCCTGCtattgtgtgtgtccttgaaGACATTTCACATGAGGACAACCCAGATAGAGCTGTGGAGGCCAGAGGAATTCTGCATCAGATAGATCTCAATTTTATTGGATGTCTTGTGGTGTTTAGAAAGATTTTAGGTGAATCAAAATTTTTGTCAGACATGCTCCAGTCAACAAAAATAGACCTAACAAAAGCTGTTGAGTTGGCAGAAACACTCCAACAGACTCTCAGGGAATATCGCAGTGAGCCCTCTTTTGAGACTGTCTGGGGTGAAGTACTCGACATATGCCAAAGTAACAGCATCCCTACATCACAGCCCACCTGTAAACGAGCAAGACAGGTAGCAAGAAAACTACAGAGTAGTGTTGTTACATCCACTCTAGGACAGCACACAGAACCAGATAACAAAGAATCTTTCAGAGTTAAAGTCTATTACTCCATAATAGATTGCATGATTGGAGAGATGGAAAGGCGTTTTTCCAAAATTAACTGCGAAATCATGAAAGGAATACAGGCCTTCAATCCATCAAGTCCTAGCTTTCTCAGTGAGGAGGCTGTTCTTTTGTTGGCAAATTCCTATGGGACAAATTCAGATGATGTTAAGCTTGAACTGCATCAGTTTAAGAGACTGTTTGATAGAACAGCAAAAAAGGAGAGACCGACTAGTCTCATGGAACTATTACTTTTTTGGGATCCCATTAAGACTGTTTTCTTTGAACTACATCGTTTATGTAAAATAGCTGTAGTTTTACCCGTTAACAGTGCTTCATGTGAGCGGAGTTTCTCAACTCTAAAGCTGGTCAAGAACCACTTACGTTCTACCATGGCTGAGAATAGGTTGTCAAGCCTAGCTACACTTAGTATAGAGTCAGCACGTGCTAAGGGTCTTGATCTAGATGAGTTTGTGAGACGATTTGCTGTCGAACATGGCAACCGCCGTATTGTTCTTTTTTAG